A DNA window from Thermosynechococcaceae cyanobacterium Okahandja contains the following coding sequences:
- the cas6e gene encoding type I-E CRISPR-associated protein Cas6/Cse3/CasE, with translation MYLSQLVLNERQPQVYRDLVNAHKFHQRVMQAFPDEEERQRPRADWHILYRHEPDSDVVLVQSAVEPEWSRLPEGYLQRYDTKRVHLTPDLVGGDRVFQFRLRANPSKRDPNTRKTIGFYHRADQLAWLERQAKRCGFELLGVDVIPSPNVFALKTNSRGPVRVVTALYQGTLKVTDPAAFLRAVQQGIGRGKSYGCGLLSIARVRSGNR, from the coding sequence ATGTACCTTTCCCAACTTGTCTTGAATGAACGGCAACCACAGGTCTATCGGGATTTGGTCAATGCCCATAAATTTCATCAACGCGTCATGCAAGCTTTTCCGGATGAGGAAGAGCGGCAGCGGCCACGGGCCGATTGGCACATTCTTTATCGCCATGAACCGGATAGCGATGTGGTACTGGTGCAGTCTGCCGTTGAGCCTGAGTGGTCACGGTTGCCAGAGGGCTATTTACAGCGTTATGACACCAAGAGGGTTCATTTGACCCCTGATCTGGTTGGGGGCGATCGCGTCTTTCAGTTTCGGTTGCGAGCCAACCCCAGCAAACGGGATCCCAACACCCGAAAAACCATTGGCTTCTACCATCGTGCAGATCAACTGGCTTGGCTAGAGCGGCAGGCCAAGCGCTGTGGGTTTGAACTGCTAGGGGTTGATGTTATCCCATCCCCTAATGTGTTTGCCCTCAAAACAAATAGCCGTGGTCCGGTACGGGTGGTAACCGCCCTTTACCAAGGCACCCTTAAGGTGACAGACCCCGCCGCCTTTTTGAGAGCGGTGCAACAGGGCATTGGCCGCGGTAAGTCCTATGGCTGCGGCCTGCTTTCCATCGCACGAGTTCGCTCGGGCAACAGATGA